A stretch of DNA from Tigriopus californicus strain San Diego chromosome 8, Tcal_SD_v2.1, whole genome shotgun sequence:
GAAATCTGAGGCCCTCTTTTCATAACGAGAATTAGTCGTCATTTCGTCTTTCTACATACATTATATCAGTACTTGAAGGCTAAAGCTTCATTAAAAGGCTCTCAGAAGAGATTTTCATTAACACTAGAAAGCTTTGATTTGCAACCCATTGAACCACTTAAATGTTCCCTTTCAGCTCGATCTCGTATGTGATAGAAATTGGTGGCCATCCACTTCTACAGCTCTCTTTTATGTGGGGAGTCTGTTTGGAAATATCATGTTTGGTTACATCGCCGACAAGTAAGTGCAATGACTCAGATTTACACTTTCAAGGCTCATATGCCTTGAGGGAATAGGACAAGTAAATGGGCCTTACGCTTCACGTGGAGGAGTAATGGAGTAGGGTTAAGATTCAGTGTCCTAGTCTGTTTTAGTTTAGGTTGTAACACAACgtattaatattttttttcgtttgtgGCTTATGACACGAAGTTTCTTTAATAATGCTATGTTGCAGCGAGAGAGCAACGTAGTGAGAAGCGTTACCTAACATGCTCTTGTCAGAATGGCCAACAAACAATAAAGGAAAGAATCGATCGAAGCGATCGAAGAGCTTCCTGGTTGGACAACAAAGCACAAACCTTCATTTGGTTAACGCCATGACTACAATATTTATGGGACTTTAGATGTTACCTCGTGCATGGATCGGTCCTTTTATAGAGGAATTGACGTGTACGTTTGTCTTCGATAAAATATTCGATTTGGATGGGCCTTGCCTTTCTACAGAACTATAGATATTTTGGACAATCCGCTGATAAATTAGCAGCTTTAGAAGAGTCATTAAgctccattttttttgcattgcaaGCTGGTCATTTCCTCTTAAAAATACAATCGGATCTCCTCTGTACAATTTTTGAATCAACACAAAAAATCTCGAATTAACAATATTTTCTGGGCAGACTGACTTTTATTATAGTAACACAGTTATTTAGATGGTTTCAAATTGATAATAATATCAATCTAACCATATTTTCATTGGCAACCAAGCATGTTGTTAAATTGAGATCCGACTGTATtgaaaagagaaatgcatGCACGTGGATGTCAATTTCCATGCGCGGCGTTGACAACACTTTGAATCTTAATACATCTAAGCTAAAATGTGTCAGGGCTACTTGCATTCTTCCTGAATCCAGGATGATTGCCGTACTGTTAGCACTTACTGGAGCGCGCATGCTGtaaagacacttttgttcttgatgttTGATGTGAGTGGAACGGTTTAAACGTTACATTTCAAATTAATCAATGTTCTACGATGTGAGCTGCCTGATACCTTTCAGAGAAAGGACATCAAtccatatttttgcattttccttggaTGTTTTATGCGTTTTCTTAGTGAAGataatcaaattgaactttcaCTAGCGTAGAACTGTACGTAGAAATCTCTTATGAAAAGCGACTTGCTCTAAGGACGTTGCTTTTATAGAGAGGCCTCCTAAACATCGTATCGTCAATAGTTCAATACTTGGGTTTCACGTGAGTTTCACCAGAGGCCAATCACAGGAGCATAACGAGTGTGTTTTGTAAATCTGAAAAGTTCAAACAGAAACTTCAAGATTAACGGACGAGATAAAAAGTCTCATAGTCCTCGGAGAGCACCGCACAGAATGAAAGTACAATTGACTAAGATGGAAAACTGTCTGTCTATTGTAATTGAATGTACAAATTCTAGGCTGCATTTTTGGGTTCCAGATATGGTCGCCGAACCTCATTCTTCTGCCTTTTGTTCATGGAAGTGAGTTTGTCCATCGTGACCAGCTTCTCTCCCAATTATGTCGTCTTCACTGTACTTAGAACCATCAATGGGTTCACATTTCCCGCCATATTTCAAATCCCGTTTATACTTAGTAAGTATTTCTTCCATTTATACTCACACcttggaagaaaattgaagtgcCAATTGCGTCCATGTGTTTCAGCCCTGGAGACCATGGGTCCAGGCTATCGGACTTTTGCGGGCATGATGATTTGTCTCTTCTTCGCCGTGGCCCTCATGGTTTTGGCAGGATTGGCGTACATTTTCAACTCTTGGTTTGAGCTGGCCCTCGTCACTTCTGTTCCGTTCGTGCTGCTTTTTAGGTAACTACTACCACATCGATAACAAATGCTGTCCCAATGGTTTAAATTCATTCTCACTATTTTTGTCTCAATAGCTATTGGTGGTTTGTACCTGAGAGTCCTAGGTGGCTTTTGAGCTACGGAAGAATTCAAGAAGCGGAGGTGATTATTCAAAATATagccaagtggaacaaaaagcaGATCCCACCGAATTTCCTTCAAGAGTTTATGGAAGTAAGAAAACAGCTAGAGGCTAGTCTTATACAACATACCACATAGGTTCTCCATTTCTAGCAACAAAAGGCTCTCAACCCTAATCCCACACCACCACCGATGTCACCCACCACTCAAGCTCGGTCTGAAAAAAGTCCGAGTATATTGGTCCTTTTGCTTTACTACCCAGTGGCACGAAGGAATTTCATGCTCATCACCTTCAATTGGTTTGCCAATGCGATGGTCTACAACGGTCTCTCATTCTACTCAGCCAACTTGAATGTGAACTCTTTCCTGGGTTTCTTTATCAGCTCAGCGGTTGAGATCCCGTCTTATTTTGTGGGCTGGTACGTTATGGACAAGTGGGGAAGAAGATGGATCTTATTTGCCACCATGACCACGGGTGGTATTGCTGGAATCTGCTGCTTATTTGTGCCGTTGGGTAAGCCCAAGTCTAAATCTCGATATATTGGTTGATTGGCTTAGAAACTTCAGTCATGGCCAGAAAGGAGACGCtaatcaaagtgaaaaaaaaaactaagcaATGCTCAGTGAGCATGTACGGAAGGCCAAGTAATACTTCTGAGTGGACCAATAGCTGAGATAAAGAGGCCCTTAGGAAGAATTACAATCTCTCCTTCCCAAGATTTTGGCCAAGTGAGAGGACGATCTTTGgacaaaccaaaccaattAGTCACGTTCGGGTGGATCATTATTTTCTACACTCACGACCCAAGAGGGAAGTACGAATAAGAATGGTTTCGATCTCATCCTTGTGCCCATTGTCGTTCCAGATGCCTCACCTTGGATTACAGTCACTCTGGCTATGATTGGAAAGTTCCAAATTGCCGCCTCTTTTGCCGTCATTTATGTCTATGCGGGCGAGCTCATGCCCACTGTGGTCAGGAGTGAGGCCATGGGAATCTCGTCGTTTGTGGCAGGGATTGGCTTGCTCATCTTTCCTTACATCAATAGTTTGGCAAGGATAAACTTTGGCAGCCTCTGTCTGACTAAAAATCATGACGTAACTCTCTATGCCGGTCTCAATTGCAGGGCAACTACAGTCACGTTCTGCCGCTCGTTATAATGGGGACACTCTCGGTTATGGGTGGTATTACGGCTCTTTTCCTACCCGAAACATTGTGCTCTCATCTGCCCAACACTTTGGAAGAAGGCGAACAATTTGGAtcacaattcaaaatctgcAGTTGTCCTCAAAAAAGGTAAGACAAATACGTTTCAGTTCAATTTCACTTTCACTTTCTGAACGATGCAAATGTGGAGAACAGGGTGACTGCACCGAAATTTCGAAATTTCGACACCATTGCAATGAAAGTTAGATTTTAAGAGTTGGATCGAAACGAAAGAAAATATAACATTTCTGCTCGTTAGTAGATATGAGTGGGCtgcctcaattttggaatgataatgataaagaTAGGGACGGCTGCTTAATACCTATATCGCAATCcaaaaaggtttttcaaaaatctgtcCTTCAGATGTATTTGTTTACGGTctacttttcaatttcagggaGCTAGACATTGTTTCATTGGATGGACATACTGCAACTCTGAACGATTTGAAGTCTCATAACGGAAAAGCTCCTGTTGCAGTCTAAAGCATCTTCAATTTCTCAAACGTCAAGATTGAAAAGTGAAATGGAAAGAGTTGAGTCTGCACCAAGTGAGATCAAGAACAGAACTAAGATTGCTTTGCAGTTTCATCATTGATTGAAAGAGAGATAACCTCGAAGAAATAACCTCGGCGAAAGATCAAATCATTGAAGCAAAGGGGAGTTATTGTCTTTATAGGGATATCAAAATGATTCCCACATCCCAATTTTCTGGTACCATGCCAGATTTGCCCTTCTCTTTTCAGCGTAGCTATTTAGCTATTTGCCCCTCCCAGCAGCTCAATTCGACTGAAATcacccccttcttgttcccCAACCTGTGGCTTTGTAGCTAGTTTTTCTCTCACACGCAAAAGGCTGCATAGGTATGTTCAAGGTTTGCGAAAATCTTCGCAATTTTGAACGACGTTCATCCCTTTGTAGGGGTTTACTTGAACAATTCTTCGTGTACGATGTATTTGCTCTCTATTCACTTGTATGTATTACTTCTTCTGTTCCTTATTAcgtcttcaatgtttttgctGCAATTTAAATCGTTTGATGTGTCTATTATTGTACATACAAAAGTAATCATGTCTGCTCTCTCGTCCCTTACAGTTTATTGTTTTGACAGATATAGAGAAAGTTTCAGTAATAAATCTAAACAAACCACACGTTGCCAATGGGACGAAAAAAATCACCACGATACTATTAGGATGAAAAGTGACAGAATGGTCACTACAATGGCACCTGCTCTTTGCCATGGATCACTGTAGAGATGGTCCACAGGCGGCGGATGGGTAAATGGACGCAGAATCTGTTTCCAGCAATTGTCGCCCAAACAATGTGGGTCATGCTGACGAATCCAGAATCTGAAGAGAGAAAACGTAAAGGGGCGTTAGTTTCTCGCTCATGACGTAAAACACTTCCATTGTCTAGTTTTACTCACCTGGAGGTATTTTGAAGGTGCCATTCTAAAGGAATTTCTCCAAACTGGATCCCCACAGAcaattcaaatgacttttgGCCATTGCAATCGTCAAGTTCGGAACAGACCCACGACCACATTTCATATCTGGGAACCACACGAA
This window harbors:
- the LOC131885453 gene encoding organic cation transporter protein-like: MAAKQYVINFDEVLPHIGEMGRYQLGLYLLMCIPATLPAAFLAFNQVFLSAEPLHWCKVPELLAHTGTGASTQLDLDHIKRLSIPRINLGEGREHYVLYKRCYQYDVNFTEVFIQNGKQWPEEPNPDWPESKCRAGWSYDRSEYKNTLVTELDLVCDRNWWPSTSTALFYVGSLFGNIMFGYIADKYGRRTSFFCLLFMEVSLSIVTSFSPNYVVFTVLRTINGFTFPAIFQIPFILTLETMGPGYRTFAGMMICLFFAVALMVLAGLAYIFNSWFELALVTSVPFVLLFSYWWFVPESPRWLLSYGRIQEAEVIIQNIAKWNKKQIPPNFLQEFMEQQKALNPNPTPPPMSPTTQARSEKSPSILVLLLYYPVARRNFMLITFNWFANAMVYNGLSFYSANLNVNSFLGFFISSAVEIPSYFVGWYVMDKWGRRWILFATMTTGGIAGICCLFVPLDASPWITVTLAMIGKFQIAASFAVIYVYAGELMPTVVRSEAMGISSFVAGIGLLIFPYINSLGNYSHVLPLVIMGTLSVMGGITALFLPETLCSHLPNTLEEGEQFGSQFKICSCPQKRELDIVSLDGHTATLNDLKSHNGKAPVAV